One window from the genome of Acinetobacter sp. ANC 7912 encodes:
- a CDS encoding adenosine kinase: MANVDLFAIGNALIDQEFKVSDDFLIANTLQKGTMQLTDGETQAVLYENLKATQTYKGQASGGSAANTTVAFAALGGSAFYACRVGNDNLGQIYLNGLNEAGIQTTTRSISEGVTGTCMVLVSPDSERTMHTYLGITAELTDEQIDFAPLKTAKWLYIEGYLSTSETARHAVEQARTIARASDVQIALTLSDPAMVQYARSGLDEMIADGVDLLFCNEQEALMYTGTDNLDAALEKLQEISKHIVITLSAEGALICNEGQSFTVPGRKVEAVDTNGAGDAFAGAFLYALNAGLDWKAAAELAILVSSEVVSQFGPRLPVAEYAALLNNFQKECA, translated from the coding sequence ATGGCAAATGTTGATCTTTTTGCAATTGGTAATGCGCTAATTGACCAGGAATTTAAAGTATCTGATGACTTTCTAATTGCAAACACCCTGCAAAAAGGCACCATGCAACTCACTGATGGTGAAACACAAGCCGTACTGTATGAAAACCTGAAAGCGACCCAAACCTATAAAGGCCAGGCTTCTGGTGGTTCAGCTGCAAATACTACGGTTGCTTTTGCTGCATTAGGTGGTTCCGCATTTTATGCCTGCCGCGTGGGTAATGATAATCTTGGTCAAATCTACCTGAATGGCTTAAATGAAGCTGGCATCCAGACCACAACCCGTTCCATCAGTGAAGGTGTCACTGGTACCTGTATGGTACTGGTCAGCCCTGATTCAGAACGCACCATGCATACCTACCTGGGTATTACCGCTGAACTGACCGATGAACAGATTGATTTTGCTCCACTGAAAACTGCGAAATGGCTGTATATCGAAGGTTATCTGTCTACTTCAGAAACTGCACGTCATGCGGTTGAACAGGCTCGCACCATTGCCCGTGCCAGTGATGTCCAAATTGCCTTAACCTTATCTGATCCTGCCATGGTGCAGTATGCACGTAGTGGTCTGGATGAAATGATTGCTGATGGTGTGGACTTGCTGTTCTGTAATGAACAGGAAGCACTGATGTACACTGGTACAGATAATTTGGATGCTGCTTTGGAAAAATTACAAGAAATTAGCAAACACATTGTCATTACATTGTCAGCCGAAGGTGCACTAATTTGTAACGAAGGACAAAGCTTTACTGTACCAGGCCGCAAGGTAGAAGCAGTCGACACTAACGGTGCTGGCGATGCCTTTGCGGGTGCATTCTTATATGCTCTGAATGCAGGTCTAGACTGGAAAGCGGCGGCTGAACTGGCAATTCTGGTTTCGAGTGAAGTGGTTTCACAATTTGGTCCACGTCTGCCTGTTGCTGAATACGCGGCATTATTAAACAACTTCCAGAAGGAATGTGCTTAA
- a CDS encoding TrkH family potassium uptake protein — MKMTAHKNRTINLSPPSIIALGFVGLIIIGSLLLMLPIAHHGEVTWFQAVFTATSAVTITGLSVVNVGAAYTVFGKVVIMILLQCGGLGFMTFAILAAMSLAPKMGLRQQVMAQESIGQTSLKKISTTIKAVFLYSICIEAIGTVILTIAWLQDYNFSQAFFYALFYSISAFNNGGFSLFPNSLMSFSDQYFITFTISMLYIIGGIGFLVLMDVRQHKRWSKLTTNSKLILSTIAGLNLSAFILIWILEASNPQTLALMSVGDQAVNAWFHATVPRSSGFHSLPLDQMTNASTLVTMFLMFIGGGSLSTAGGIKVGTFIIVVISVISFLRREDEIRLFRHSIPEKTTFKALAVVCITALLIAGGFMSLLILEPDQDFLDLLFETVSAACTVGLSRGITHELQPASLFVLMLLMFAGRLGPLTLAYFIATPKKSRLKHPPSEIQVG; from the coding sequence ATGAAAATGACTGCCCATAAAAACCGCACCATTAATCTTAGCCCGCCGAGTATTATCGCGCTGGGCTTTGTGGGGCTGATCATTATCGGTTCATTACTGCTGATGCTACCGATTGCCCATCATGGTGAGGTAACCTGGTTTCAGGCAGTTTTTACCGCAACCTCTGCAGTGACGATTACCGGCTTATCCGTCGTCAATGTCGGCGCAGCCTATACCGTATTTGGCAAAGTCGTCATCATGATTCTGCTGCAATGTGGCGGACTGGGCTTTATGACCTTTGCCATTCTGGCGGCGATGAGTCTGGCCCCGAAAATGGGATTACGGCAACAGGTGATGGCTCAGGAATCCATTGGACAAACCAGCCTGAAAAAGATCAGTACTACCATTAAAGCAGTTTTTCTCTACTCGATTTGCATTGAAGCCATTGGGACCGTGATTCTGACCATTGCCTGGCTGCAAGACTATAACTTTAGCCAGGCATTCTTTTATGCGCTATTTTACAGTATTTCTGCGTTTAATAATGGTGGCTTTTCCCTGTTCCCAAACAGTTTAATGAGCTTCTCGGACCAGTATTTCATTACTTTTACCATCAGTATGCTGTATATCATCGGTGGGATTGGTTTTCTGGTATTGATGGATGTCCGCCAGCATAAACGCTGGAGTAAACTGACGACCAACAGTAAATTGATCCTGAGCACCATTGCTGGATTGAATCTGTCCGCCTTTATCCTGATCTGGATTCTGGAAGCCTCCAATCCACAGACATTGGCACTCATGAGCGTCGGTGATCAAGCTGTGAATGCATGGTTCCATGCTACGGTTCCCCGCTCTTCTGGTTTTCACAGTCTACCCTTAGATCAGATGACCAATGCTTCAACACTGGTGACCATGTTCCTGATGTTTATTGGTGGTGGCTCATTAAGTACTGCCGGTGGGATTAAAGTTGGCACCTTTATTATCGTGGTGATCAGTGTGATCAGTTTCCTGCGCCGTGAAGATGAAATCCGCCTGTTCCGGCATTCGATTCCAGAAAAAACCACCTTTAAGGCTTTGGCTGTGGTCTGTATTACGGCGCTGCTCATCGCTGGTGGATTTATGAGTCTGCTGATTCTGGAACCGGATCAGGATTTTCTGGATTTGTTGTTTGAAACCGTTTCGGCAGCCTGTACCGTAGGTCTTTCACGTGGCATTACCCATGAATTACAACCTGCCAGTCTGTTTGTGCTGATGCTGCTGATGTTTGCCGGTCGTTTGGGACCACTGACACTAGCTTATTTCATTGCAACTCCGAAAAAGAGCCGACTCAAACATCCTCCTTCAGAAATTCAGGTGGGATAA
- a CDS encoding GNAT family N-acetyltransferase: MDIKIVKAEQLPDQINTLATLAKKEGYDLIEKLVEEYRTGKNSFSKDNEYLAVAYDGDKLIACGGLNQQWGPDGIEERIGRVRRFYVHPKYRQHGVGKQLLAYLEQLARPHYSALCLHTETKLAASFYQKQNYVFVENHPNYNYFKYLV; encoded by the coding sequence ATGGATATTAAGATTGTAAAAGCCGAACAATTACCAGATCAGATCAACACTTTGGCTACCTTAGCGAAAAAGGAAGGCTATGATTTGATTGAGAAATTAGTTGAAGAATATCGCACAGGAAAAAACTCGTTTAGCAAAGACAATGAATATCTGGCAGTCGCTTACGATGGTGATAAGCTGATTGCCTGTGGTGGCTTGAACCAACAATGGGGGCCAGATGGCATTGAAGAACGGATCGGGCGTGTCCGCCGTTTCTATGTGCATCCGAAATACCGTCAACATGGGGTGGGCAAACAATTATTGGCGTATCTGGAACAGTTGGCACGTCCGCATTATTCAGCACTGTGTTTGCATACTGAAACCAAGCTGGCTGCAAGCTTCTACCAGAAGCAGAATTATGTCTTTGTGGAAAACCATCCAAACTATAACTATTTTAAATACTTGGTTTAA
- a CDS encoding OB-fold-containig protein, giving the protein MPAFFTDYNLMPFHLSLIAVIFLGMVEILGYFFKVRPTQFFQKISPFDLHNLDLLNVKFSKTLIVFFLLMNFSFAGYVLQLLVYSQEMKFWPAYYLIIPALIIAIFFTVFMIHCLDQVIPPKYKKHHVNLIGRLATISSGNARPGFSAQARVRDEYGQLHYVQVEPEFGELEFQSQIILIRTRKSHYVAKKISKSNRLFSLDLEHS; this is encoded by the coding sequence ATGCCAGCATTTTTCACCGACTATAACCTGATGCCTTTTCATCTCAGTCTGATCGCCGTGATTTTTTTGGGTATGGTCGAAATTTTGGGCTATTTTTTTAAGGTACGTCCAACCCAATTTTTCCAGAAAATTTCCCCTTTCGATTTGCACAATCTTGATCTACTCAACGTCAAGTTTTCCAAAACCTTAATTGTGTTTTTCCTGTTGATGAACTTCAGCTTTGCCGGCTATGTGCTACAGCTATTGGTGTATTCACAGGAGATGAAATTCTGGCCAGCGTATTATCTTATCATTCCAGCTTTAATCATCGCGATTTTCTTCACCGTGTTTATGATCCACTGTCTGGATCAGGTGATTCCACCGAAATACAAAAAGCATCATGTCAATCTGATTGGGCGTCTAGCCACCATTTCCAGTGGCAACGCCCGCCCTGGATTTTCTGCGCAGGCCCGTGTACGGGATGAATATGGTCAGCTGCATTATGTGCAGGTGGAACCGGAATTTGGCGAGCTGGAATTTCAGTCGCAGATTATTTTGATTCGTACCCGTAAATCACATTATGTGGCCAAGAAAATCAGTAAATCAAATCGTCTGTTTAGCCTGGATCTGGAACATTCCTAG
- a CDS encoding alpha/beta hydrolase — protein MLLVSLSSHAAELNFRHILQQERSWAGLSSKKLKVNEIEWSYSEGGDLAKPTLLLLHGLSGTRDNWNRVARYLTPHYHVIIPDLPAYGETLVPTDFDLSIPNLAEKLRRFIDAAQLNPNLHIAGHSMGGAEVKSLLLVDSAGVYQSANTPYLKDMTHLNDLVVRKAGDFDKLMNLVMQSQPFIPVELRVAQEKLMIQQSSNTYKMVEQLVTMSKLYTPDSFALIVRGLEQPVFIVWGKQDRIINVEAAYELKNLLKNAAPPLLLEGIGHMPILEAEQLMVQPYLKFLQKIK, from the coding sequence CTGGGCCGGACTTAGCAGTAAAAAGCTCAAAGTCAATGAAATTGAATGGAGCTATAGTGAAGGCGGTGATCTAGCTAAGCCGACTTTGTTACTGCTACATGGTCTTTCCGGTACCCGGGACAACTGGAACCGGGTCGCGCGTTATCTGACACCACATTACCATGTGATTATTCCAGACCTGCCTGCGTATGGGGAAACCCTTGTTCCAACGGATTTTGACTTGTCCATTCCGAATCTGGCAGAAAAATTACGCCGCTTTATTGATGCTGCACAACTGAATCCAAATTTGCATATTGCCGGGCATTCCATGGGTGGAGCAGAAGTAAAATCCTTGCTACTGGTGGATAGCGCTGGTGTGTATCAGTCTGCTAATACACCTTATCTAAAAGACATGACTCATTTGAATGATCTGGTAGTGAGAAAAGCGGGTGATTTTGACAAGCTGATGAATCTGGTGATGCAGTCGCAGCCTTTCATTCCGGTTGAATTACGTGTTGCGCAGGAAAAACTGATGATTCAGCAATCGTCTAATACCTATAAAATGGTTGAGCAACTGGTGACTATGTCCAAACTATATACGCCGGACTCTTTCGCATTGATCGTGCGTGGACTGGAGCAACCGGTATTTATTGTCTGGGGCAAGCAGGACAGGATTATTAATGTAGAAGCTGCTTATGAGTTAAAAAATCTGCTGAAAAATGCTGCGCCACCACTCCTTCTGGAGGGAATTGGACATATGCCGATTCTTGAAGCTGAGCAGTTAATGGTGCAACCTTATCTTAAATTTCTGCAGAAAATTAAATGA
- a CDS encoding insulinase family protein, which translates to MTVDVTETISQTVHPAFQLVRQHHVEALDILVSEYKHKVTGATHYHLATSHDENVFLVAFRTQPMDSKGEAHILEHTALCGSEKFPVRDPFFLMIRRSLNTFMNAFTAADWTAYPFATQNDKDFQNLLEVYMDAAFAANLNPLDFAQEGIRIELENGEPVYKGVVFNEMKGAMSSPSDQLYHTLAHYLFPTTTYHYNSGGDPKDIPDLTYQELVDFYKSHYHPSNAVFMTFGNKSAYELQEQFETLALSKFEKGQTLYSTPEKRLTAPLTVTDTYAVDADDLRDKTYHVISWLLPEASEIKLRLGMRLVEGILLEDSASPLRHYLETCGYAQSTGPFMGVDDSNFEMTFYCAVQGSNPEHAEEFKNGVFKILEEVASKPVDQKAVDAILHQIELHQREINGDGTPYGLSLILNGLSSAIHHCDPVEVWDVDSAIAAVKEELKDPMWLSNLIKEHLLDNPHRVQLTLVPDATKSAKEAEEEKARLAEIGKNLTEEQKTEIEKQTEALKIRQETPDDLSLLPKVGLEDIPAELQIVQGQLREIISNRVDTPLNLYYAGTNGIYYQQVLVQIPDEVVQSPYFNLLSILVGEVGAGEYSYLEFQQIQTAVSGGLGMGASLRSKVDDKNKISAWLTLTTKSLVNNLEAIQLLKTGFEQLRFDEKARIIELLQQRKTRWHSRISGSGHSYAMQVASRQHSALATRDYHNTGLGALNWLMNLVSQIEKDDAAYDAMIEELQRIHRALLQAPKQFLLVCEEPHADRLVEEVQNVWDKVAVDSTPVQLTQVEKVMQDTDEAWLIQANVQFCAAAYPAVEVSHPDAAPLMVLAGYLRNGYLHSAIREKGGAYGGGASYDGNACSFRFYSYRDPRLAETFKDFEASVQWLLNVEQQPHQLEEAILGLIASMDKPGSPAGEAITACYAYLHQRTPAFRKQLRERLLNVTLDDLKRVAQQYLLEQQPSRAIVAPVAKREALEQLGFVIQQVQ; encoded by the coding sequence ATGACTGTAGATGTCACTGAAACCATTTCACAAACTGTTCATCCTGCGTTTCAGTTGGTACGTCAACACCATGTTGAAGCTTTAGACATTTTAGTGTCTGAATATAAGCATAAAGTGACCGGCGCCACTCATTATCACCTGGCAACCAGTCACGATGAAAATGTCTTTCTCGTGGCATTCCGTACTCAGCCGATGGATTCCAAAGGCGAGGCCCATATTCTTGAACATACGGCGCTCTGTGGCTCAGAAAAATTCCCGGTACGTGATCCATTCTTTCTGATGATTCGCCGTTCCCTGAACACTTTCATGAATGCCTTTACCGCTGCAGACTGGACGGCATATCCATTTGCAACCCAGAACGATAAAGATTTCCAGAACCTGCTGGAAGTATATATGGATGCGGCATTTGCAGCGAACCTGAATCCGCTGGATTTTGCTCAGGAAGGTATTCGTATTGAACTGGAAAATGGTGAACCTGTTTATAAAGGCGTGGTCTTTAATGAAATGAAAGGGGCGATGAGTTCTCCTTCGGATCAGCTCTATCACACGCTGGCGCATTATCTGTTCCCAACCACCACTTATCACTATAATTCGGGTGGTGATCCTAAAGATATTCCTGACCTGACTTACCAAGAGTTGGTTGATTTCTATAAATCACATTACCATCCAAGTAATGCGGTCTTTATGACTTTCGGTAACAAGTCCGCTTATGAATTACAGGAACAGTTTGAAACTCTGGCACTGTCTAAATTTGAGAAAGGTCAGACTTTATATTCAACTCCGGAAAAACGCCTGACTGCACCACTTACCGTAACCGATACTTATGCCGTTGATGCTGATGACCTGCGTGACAAGACTTATCATGTGATTTCATGGTTATTGCCAGAAGCGAGTGAAATCAAGCTGCGTTTGGGTATGCGTCTGGTGGAAGGTATTTTGCTGGAAGATTCTGCATCACCACTACGTCATTACCTTGAAACCTGTGGCTATGCACAGTCGACTGGTCCATTTATGGGTGTCGATGATTCAAACTTTGAAATGACCTTCTACTGTGCAGTGCAGGGTTCAAATCCTGAACATGCTGAAGAATTTAAAAATGGCGTGTTTAAGATTCTGGAAGAAGTGGCTTCTAAACCAGTGGATCAAAAAGCCGTGGATGCGATCTTGCATCAGATCGAACTGCATCAACGTGAAATCAATGGGGATGGAACTCCATATGGCCTAAGCCTCATTCTCAATGGCCTCAGCAGTGCAATCCACCACTGTGATCCAGTAGAGGTATGGGATGTGGATTCTGCGATTGCTGCGGTAAAAGAAGAGCTGAAAGACCCGATGTGGTTGTCTAATCTGATCAAAGAGCATCTGCTTGATAATCCGCACCGTGTCCAGTTAACTCTGGTTCCGGATGCGACCAAATCAGCCAAAGAAGCTGAAGAAGAAAAAGCACGTCTGGCAGAAATTGGCAAAAACCTGACTGAAGAGCAAAAAACTGAAATTGAAAAACAAACTGAAGCACTGAAAATCCGCCAAGAAACACCGGATGACCTCAGCCTGTTGCCGAAAGTTGGTCTGGAAGATATTCCGGCGGAACTGCAGATTGTTCAGGGTCAACTGCGTGAGATCATTTCCAATCGTGTAGATACACCATTGAACCTGTACTATGCGGGTACCAATGGAATTTATTATCAACAGGTACTGGTACAGATTCCGGATGAAGTGGTGCAATCGCCATACTTCAACCTGTTGTCTATTCTGGTAGGAGAAGTTGGTGCAGGTGAGTATAGCTACCTGGAATTCCAGCAAATCCAGACTGCAGTCAGTGGTGGCCTGGGTATGGGCGCATCGTTGCGTTCTAAAGTGGATGACAAGAACAAAATTTCTGCATGGCTGACCCTAACCACGAAATCTTTAGTGAATAATCTGGAAGCGATCCAGTTGCTGAAAACCGGTTTTGAGCAGCTTCGCTTCGATGAAAAAGCCCGTATTATCGAGCTGTTGCAACAACGTAAAACGCGTTGGCATTCACGTATTTCTGGCTCAGGACATAGTTATGCAATGCAGGTTGCTTCACGTCAGCACAGCGCTTTAGCCACTCGTGACTATCACAATACCGGCCTGGGTGCATTGAACTGGCTAATGAACCTGGTGTCTCAAATCGAGAAAGATGATGCGGCTTATGATGCCATGATTGAAGAGCTGCAACGTATTCATCGTGCCTTGTTGCAGGCGCCGAAACAGTTCCTACTGGTCTGTGAAGAACCACATGCGGACCGTCTGGTCGAAGAAGTGCAAAACGTTTGGGACAAAGTCGCAGTGGATTCAACGCCAGTGCAGCTGACCCAAGTTGAAAAAGTCATGCAGGATACGGATGAAGCTTGGTTAATCCAAGCCAATGTACAGTTCTGTGCCGCGGCTTATCCGGCAGTCGAAGTCTCTCATCCGGATGCGGCGCCGTTGATGGTATTGGCAGGTTATCTGCGTAATGGCTATCTGCACAGTGCTATCCGCGAAAAAGGCGGTGCCTATGGTGGCGGTGCGAGCTATGACGGCAATGCTTGCTCATTCCGCTTCTACAGCTACCGTGACCCACGTCTGGCAGAAACCTTTAAAGACTTTGAAGCCAGCGTGCAATGGTTGCTCAATGTTGAACAGCAACCGCATCAGCTGGAAGAAGCAATTCTTGGCCTGATCGCGAGCATGGATAAACCGGGTTCACCAGCGGGAGAAGCAATTACTGCTTGTTATGCCTACCTGCATCAACGTACCCCGGCATTCCGCAAGCAGTTACGTGAACGTTTGCTCAATGTAACGCTGGATGACCTGAAACGTGTGGCACAGCAATATCTGCTTGAGCAACAACCATCTCGCGCCATAGTAGCACCAGTGGCAAAACGTGAAGCACTAGAACAGCTCGGATTTGTGATTCAACAGGTTCAATAA
- a CDS encoding phospholipase A: protein MALNSFKRSTLQLSVLLGCLSGAQVYAVEKTVLQSPTPSTAEACAAVEINSERLACYDALFKVPETDKTVLVSERRAAAELAPEPDNLQAKIDKTVSSVAVSEGSPLKPTLSLLDSRWELSPESKLGTWNIRSYQPVYVLPGFWTSKKNEFPSSPNERNTVTEDQNLKSMESKFQLSLKTKAVENIFGDNGDLWVAYTQSSRWQVYNSEESRPFRETNYEPEVSLVFRTNYDLFGLDWRMLGLTLNHQSNGRSDPLSRSWNRVMLNLGFERNNFALMLRPWYRFEEDLPDDNNPDIKDYIGRGDLTAFYRWKDHDFTLMLHHTLKGGDDNRGAAQFDWAFPISGRLRGHFQLFDGYGESLIDYNHKATYVGLGVSLMNWF from the coding sequence ATGGCGCTTAATTCATTTAAGCGCTCAACTTTACAGCTAAGTGTTTTGCTCGGCTGTTTGAGTGGGGCGCAGGTGTATGCTGTCGAAAAAACTGTGCTACAAAGTCCGACACCTTCTACGGCAGAGGCTTGTGCAGCAGTAGAAATCAATTCAGAACGTTTGGCCTGTTATGATGCCTTATTCAAGGTGCCAGAAACAGACAAGACAGTACTGGTTTCTGAACGTCGTGCAGCAGCTGAATTGGCACCTGAACCGGATAACTTGCAAGCGAAAATCGATAAAACCGTTTCTAGTGTTGCAGTCAGTGAAGGTTCACCCCTAAAACCCACCCTTTCTTTACTGGACAGCCGTTGGGAGTTGTCTCCCGAAAGTAAGCTCGGCACCTGGAATATCCGTTCCTATCAGCCGGTGTATGTCTTGCCGGGATTCTGGACATCCAAGAAAAACGAGTTTCCGAGTAGTCCGAATGAACGCAATACGGTAACTGAAGATCAAAATCTGAAGTCGATGGAATCTAAATTCCAGCTGTCGTTAAAGACCAAAGCAGTTGAAAATATCTTTGGAGATAATGGTGACCTTTGGGTGGCTTATACCCAGTCTTCACGCTGGCAAGTGTATAACTCAGAGGAATCTCGTCCTTTCCGTGAAACCAACTACGAGCCTGAAGTGAGTCTGGTATTCCGGACTAACTATGATCTGTTTGGTCTGGACTGGCGTATGCTGGGCTTAACCCTGAATCACCAGTCTAATGGTCGTTCTGATCCACTATCCCGTAGCTGGAACCGGGTGATGCTAAATCTGGGCTTCGAGCGTAATAACTTTGCCCTGATGCTACGTCCTTGGTATCGTTTTGAAGAAGACCTTCCGGATGATAATAATCCAGATATTAAGGATTATATTGGTCGTGGTGATTTAACAGCCTTCTATCGCTGGAAGGATCATGACTTTACCCTGATGTTACATCATACCTTAAAAGGTGGTGATGATAATCGCGGTGCAGCACAGTTTGACTGGGCATTTCCAATCAGTGGACGTCTACGTGGACATTTCCAGTTGTTTGATGGCTATGGTGAAAGCCTGATTGATTATAACCATAAGGCGACCTATGTCGGCTTAGGGGTTTCCCTGATGAACTGGTTCTAA
- a CDS encoding DUF6231 family protein — translation MAEQNVISSMLDDFAQEQPIQTAICIGQDLTQVKFNQSIQWHYFNVSEFLSLPFQQRYDLAVVMLDTAETSELSDQIIGQMLVKLRDLFARRLVVVSRLQDEKLLRSLGLTQLIDKTTHDSDFALWQFNILTYKHVPDWFNSKFWANPENWDKYRW, via the coding sequence ATGGCTGAACAGAATGTTATTTCGTCGATGTTAGATGATTTCGCGCAGGAACAGCCAATCCAAACTGCGATTTGTATTGGTCAGGATCTGACCCAGGTCAAGTTCAATCAGTCGATTCAATGGCATTATTTTAACGTATCTGAGTTCCTAAGTCTGCCTTTTCAGCAACGTTATGATCTGGCCGTCGTGATGCTGGATACTGCAGAAACCAGTGAACTTTCAGACCAAATCATTGGGCAAATGCTTGTGAAACTGCGTGATCTGTTTGCCCGTCGTCTGGTAGTGGTTAGCCGTTTGCAAGATGAAAAGTTGCTGCGTTCTTTAGGCTTGACGCAACTGATTGATAAAACGACGCATGATAGCGACTTTGCCTTGTGGCAATTTAATATCCTGACCTATAAGCATGTGCCAGACTGGTTTAACTCCAAGTTCTGGGCCAATCCCGAAAACTGGGACAAATACCGCTGGTAA
- a CDS encoding DUF2797 domain-containing protein produces the protein MELQGICHKMHAGLKNLSVTEQDIHRANVEYKFILDRSEIDLPFNLGQEIEIEWTGNIYCVSCGAKTSKSFSQGHCFKCFKTKASCDMCIMKPETCHYHLGTCREDTFAHEVCFQPHIVYLANSSALKVGITREGHMPTRWLDQGATQALPIMKVGSRRLSGQLEVMFGTQVADKTDWRKLLKGEAEPINLIDIRDQLLDEFAPQITTIRDEFSMSLDFNENVEILEQERPREFIYPVESYPEKIKSHNLDKTPIIRGKLQGIKGQYLILDTGVINIRKYTGYEIKVRAE, from the coding sequence ATGGAACTTCAGGGCATTTGCCATAAAATGCACGCCGGTCTCAAGAACCTTAGTGTAACTGAACAAGATATACACCGGGCAAATGTTGAATATAAATTTATCCTAGATCGTTCAGAAATTGACCTTCCATTTAATCTTGGCCAGGAAATCGAGATTGAATGGACCGGCAATATCTACTGTGTCTCTTGCGGTGCAAAGACTTCCAAATCTTTCTCGCAGGGACACTGCTTTAAATGCTTCAAGACCAAGGCTTCTTGCGACATGTGTATCATGAAGCCGGAAACCTGTCATTATCACCTCGGCACTTGTCGTGAAGATACGTTTGCCCATGAAGTCTGCTTTCAGCCTCATATTGTCTATCTGGCTAATTCTAGCGCACTGAAAGTCGGAATCACCCGTGAAGGTCATATGCCGACCCGCTGGTTAGACCAAGGGGCGACTCAGGCTTTGCCGATTATGAAAGTGGGTTCACGACGCCTTTCCGGCCAACTGGAAGTTATGTTTGGCACTCAGGTCGCAGATAAAACTGATTGGCGTAAACTCCTCAAAGGCGAAGCCGAACCGATTAATCTGATCGATATCCGTGACCAGTTGCTGGATGAATTTGCTCCACAAATCACCACCATCCGTGATGAGTTCAGCATGAGTCTAGACTTCAATGAAAATGTGGAAATCCTTGAACAGGAACGTCCACGTGAGTTTATCTATCCGGTAGAAAGCTATCCTGAAAAGATCAAGTCACATAACCTGGATAAAACCCCAATTATCCGTGGCAAGCTGCAAGGGATTAAAGGCCAGTATTTAATCCTGGATACCGGCGTGATCAATATCCGTAAATATACTGGCTATGAAATCAAGGTTCGGGCTGAATAA
- a CDS encoding YidB family protein, with translation MTNLSNIVEILAKQALGGGQQQQNPNQNQSQQSQGGLGGILGAVLGQLNGENAGQRSSPQGGLGGILGSVLSQLGGGQSQQQHHQQPNQQPQSSSLGSGGTKTLLIAVLPLVLAWIQKQGGLQGALDKLKGQGLTNQVDDWVSTGPGDNAPIDNQQLQFLFDDQEVEQVAEQVHAPKQDVYSAISKVLPEIIDSLTPQGEQTSKQEANNDIQNVLNIVSGFLKR, from the coding sequence ATGACCAACCTTAGTAATATTGTGGAAATCTTGGCCAAGCAGGCCTTAGGTGGTGGGCAGCAACAACAAAATCCAAACCAGAATCAATCCCAACAGTCTCAAGGTGGTCTGGGAGGCATTTTAGGTGCTGTGCTTGGGCAATTGAATGGTGAGAATGCAGGACAACGTTCTAGCCCGCAGGGTGGCTTGGGAGGGATTCTTGGTTCGGTGCTGAGTCAGTTGGGTGGCGGTCAATCACAGCAACAGCATCATCAACAACCTAATCAGCAGCCTCAATCTTCTAGCCTAGGGTCAGGTGGAACCAAAACATTACTGATTGCCGTGTTGCCGTTGGTATTGGCCTGGATTCAGAAACAGGGTGGTCTACAAGGGGCTTTGGATAAGCTCAAAGGTCAAGGTCTAACCAATCAGGTTGATGACTGGGTATCGACTGGGCCAGGTGATAATGCGCCGATTGATAATCAGCAGCTGCAATTTCTGTTTGATGATCAGGAAGTGGAACAGGTCGCTGAACAGGTACATGCGCCGAAGCAGGATGTGTATAGCGCTATCTCCAAAGTCTTGCCGGAGATCATCGATTCCCTAACGCCACAAGGTGAACAGACTAGTAAGCAGGAAGCCAATAATGATATTCAGAATGTACTGAATATAGTGTCGGGTTTTCTGAAACGTTAA
- a CDS encoding Rieske (2Fe-2S) protein translates to MTEDIPERESRSFELPNGDTIFITQRDGMFYAYQNLCPHLQVELEFLENQFLDRDQEFIECSTHGALFLVETGECISGPCQGQSLEKVEITVHSDGGIYLVE, encoded by the coding sequence ATGACTGAAGACATCCCGGAACGTGAATCACGTTCCTTTGAGCTTCCAAATGGGGATACGATTTTTATTACGCAACGTGATGGTATGTTCTATGCCTATCAAAACCTGTGCCCACACTTACAGGTTGAACTGGAATTTCTGGAAAACCAGTTCCTCGATCGTGATCAGGAATTTATAGAATGTTCGACTCACGGGGCCTTGTTCCTGGTTGAAACCGGTGAATGTATTTCTGGACCATGTCAAGGCCAATCACTTGAAAAAGTTGAAATTACCGTGCATTCTGATGGTGGAATTTACCTCGTAGAATAA